In Gammaproteobacteria bacterium, the genomic window AGCAGTGTTCATGGCAAAGTTTGGCAGTTTCGCTAGCTGTCAACTGAACCTGCATTAAACCGCAAGTGTAGTGACTGCCTTCGTAGGTAAAGTATTTGCACGTTCGGCAAACACCAAAGCTTTGGGCTTTGTGTTGCTGCGTCAATTCAAGTAGTAGCTGCGACAAGTCTTGCGCCATACGTTCGCGCTGTTGTGCAGGAAGGCGTTCACAGGTATTGCTCCAATACTCATTAGCAAAGGCGTTTTTAACGACGTTTTTGCCTGCGTCGGTCAACAGCAAGTGGATAATACGACGATCATTTTTATCCTGAACTTTCTCAATCAATCCTTTGTTTTCTAATACTATTGCTGTTTGAGAAACAGTACCTTTACTGATACCAAGATAACGACTTAAGGATAGCGGGGTATTGC contains:
- a CDS encoding winged helix-turn-helix transcriptional regulator, with amino-acid sequence NTPLSLSRYLGISKGTVSQTAIVLENKGLIEKVQDKNDRRIIHLLLTDAGKNVVKNAFANEYWSNTCERLPAQQRERMAQDLSQLLLELTQQHKAQSFGVCRTCKYFTYEGSHYTCGLMQVQLTASETAKLCHEHCFADDQTSSN